The Corynebacterium coyleae genome segment ACGCCAACCTGCACTCCAGGGAACCGAGGTCGAAGGCTGCGTTTCCTGTGCTCTGTAGGAACACGGTCCTTCCTTCATTCACAACCATCCATCAAGAAAGAAAGAAGCTATGTCTTCAACATCAAACACTGCTGAGCTAACCAGCATCTCAGTTACGCCGCCAAGTTACCGGCATGACCCTTCAGCCCGCATCCGCGCCATCAATTGGAATCGGGTGAGCGATGAGAAGGATCTTGAAGTGTGGAACCGCCTCACCGCCAACTTTTGGTTGCCAGAAAAGGTTCCACTTTCAAACGATCTCCCGGCGTGGCAGAGGATGACACCGGAGGAACGCAACCTCACCATGCGGGTGTTCACGGGACTCACCACCCTGGACACCGTCCAGGCCACTGTGGGCGAAATCTGTCAGATCCAAGATGCCCGCACCGAGCACGAGGAGGCCGTGTATACCAACATCGCCTTCATGCAATCAGTCCATGCCCGTTCTTACTCTTCAGTGTTTTCTACTTTGAGCAGTACGAAAGAAATTGATGAGGCATACCGCTGGGCGGTGAATAATGACCTTCTCCAGGCACGCGCCAAAAAAGTGCTCACTCATTATTTTGGACCCGATCCACTCAAGCGCAAAGTGTCATCGACGCTGCTTTCCTCGCTGCTTCTCTACGCGGGTTTCTATCTTCCCCTGCATTTTTCCGTCCACGCCACCCTGACAAATACGGCAGACATGATTCGCCTCATTCTGCGTGACAAGGCAGTGCACGGTTACTACTCAGGCTACAAGTACCAGCGCGGACTGGAAACGTCTGCTCCACAACGGCAACAGGAGATGCATGATTTCACTATTTCCTTGCTCGAAGAGCTTTATGCCCTAGAGCTGGATTATTCCGGCGAGCTATATGAGCCGTTGGGGCTCATGGATGATGTAGCTGTATTCGTTCGCTATAACGCCAATAAGGCGCTCATGAATTTGGGCTACCCGGACTACTTCCCACCTGAAGAAACGGAAGTGAACCCGGAAATCCTCGCTGCCCTAGCACCTGGAGCAGATGAAAACCATGACTTCTTCTCCGGCTCCGGTTCCTCCTATGTCATTGGCACCGCTGAAGAAACGAGTGATGATGACTGGGATTTCTAAACCGTTTCCACGACCAGACCAAGGAAGCTGGCTTGAGACCATCGCGCTGTTTGAAGCCATCCGCGAAGGAAACCAACCAGCAGCCATGCGGCTTTTGGATACGTCCGCCGCACGGGAGGCCGTCCTCGGGGGACTGTTAGGACTCATCGAACTGTACTTCCGCCATGAAGAAGACAAAGTGGATAACTTTCTTACTGCCGCCCACGCCGCCGGGCCACCGCCTGCCTTTGGCTGCAAGCCTTTTCTCCCTTGATCGCACGTACCTACGCCCAACTAAGAAGAAAGGACTTCCTATGACCACCCCACGCATTAGTGTTATCGTCGGCAGCCTGCGCCGCGGCTCATTTGCGCGCAAGATTGCACACGAAGTGCTCACAATGATTCCTGAAAACTACCAGGCAGACATCGTTGAAATCCGTGACTTGCCGCTCTATGACTTCGACTACGATGACCCCTCGGTCACGGACAAGCCCATTCCAGCTGAGTACACCACTTTCCGCGACACCATCAAGAACTCGAGCGGCGTCCTCTTTGTTACCCCGGAAAATAACCGTACTATCCCTGCCTGTCTCAAGAATGCAGTGGACATCGGTTCCAAGCCCAACTCGGATGTGGCTTGGAAGAACCTTCCCGCAGGTATCATCAGTCACTCTGTAGGCCGCATGGGCGGCTACAGTTCACAGAAGAACCTCCGGCTCGCCCTGTCCTACTTCGATATGCCGCTTCCTGGTCAGCCCGAGGTATTCCTTGGCCAATCCCCCACCCTCTTCGAAGACTCCGGCCATCTCAATGAAGGCACCGCAGGCTTTGTCAAAGACTACGTTATACGCTTCCTGCAGTTGGTCGACATGACATTAACAGCCAAGCACAGCTAGCGACGGCGACTAACCCTAGCCACCGCCCTCTACGAAGTACTTGAAGGCTTCTAAAGGGCCTTCTCAAAGACACAAACCCCGGATTCACACTCATCCTTGAGTTACCTGAATCTGAACCCAGGACGCTTCAAAAAACACCGCTCTAATTCTTCGATTTTCGCTGAATTAGAGCGGTTTTAGCGCTGTCGCTGGACACTGACCCTGGCGACATCCTGTTAGGCCGCTACAGGGCCATACAGGGCAGGGGAGACCCCCATCTACGGCTTGCCGCCGTCGGGGGGTGCTGGGCATCTACTCTTCGGGCCTGACGCTGCTCACCCTTGGGATTAAGATCTCGCGTCCGGCGGCTGCAGCTATCGACGGCGTCATTTTGACCATCGGCACCATCTGGGTCGTCTTCGTCTCCCAAAGCTTCCTTGGGCCGTTCCAGTCGTTCCTGATCACCCTCGGCGTGCCGCTGGCTAGCTGGGCAGGCATTCTCGTTGCGGACATCTTCGCCCGCACTAAGGATTACGACGAGCCGGCGTTGTACGATTCGGCAGGTCGCTACGGCGCCGTGGACTGGACCTCGATCGGGATCCTTGCCGTGTCCTCGGTGATCGGTTGGGGTCTTGTGGCCAACATGTTTGCGGAGGAAGCTTCCTGGAACAACTGGCAGGGATACTTCCTGCCACTGGTTGGGGAGCACTGGGCGGACGCGAACCTCGGTGTGCTCGTCGCACTCGTACTCTCCTTCGTGGCGGCGTGGTTTGGGCGCCGGGGCCGCATCCGCCGTCAGGAGGGGACTGCGGCCTAGGAGTCGCGCCCTGCCGTGCCCGACCCGGCGTCCTACCGCGCCGGGTTGCTGACCAAGATCCGATCCACCTGCTCGGCCAAATCTTCCGGCGCGGTGTCGAAGTCGCCGGGCAGTTCCCGATCCGCCTGCTCGAGCGCTTCCTGGTCGTGCTCGCCGGTGGCAAGGTGCGCCTCCGCCTCGTCGAGAAGCCGCTTCAACCGTGTCAGGTTGAGTTGGTAAGCACCGTCGTTTTCGGGGCCGGGGACCTCCTGGAGCCAACCCGTGCCGGTGAAGGTGGGCAGTGTCGCATCGATGATGTCGCGCTTCAGCCAGTTGGTCATGCGGGGCCCACCGAAGTTTTCCACCCGGCCCGCTGTTGCTTGGCGGACGGTGCCGGTGGGGGTGAGGGTGGGGCCAGTGGTGTCGTCTGCAAGCAACGCCACCTGCATCAAAATTTTCAGTTCTCGGGGAAATAGGGACGGGGCTTCAATGCACCCCACTGCGGCTTTGAGCAGTTCGCCCAACAACGCCTCCTTATTCGGTTGTGTTCGGACAAGGAGACATTATAAATCCGCCTCCGACACCGGGAGGCGGATTCTCGAACGGATGTGTGGTTTGTGGTTAGCGCTGCAACTTCCAGATCACGGAGTTCGTGGAACCTGCGCGCACGAGCGCGATGTTGGCGGTGTCGAAGACGTAGAGCTCACCGGTAAAGCCCGGGACAATGAACGCGGAGCCGAAGCGCTGCACCTGCAGCGGGTTGAGCTTCTTCGGCTGGCCCACAAAGCCTTGGTTCCAGCAGTGGGTGCCGGTAAAGCCTCGGCTGATGGACACTGCGGGGATGAGCTGCTCTGGAGGGTTGCACTCCGGCTGGGTTTTGCGGGCGGTGTCGGAGACGCAAATGGTTTTGGTTTCGCCGCCGACTTGGTAGGACTCGCAACGCACGTTGCCGTTCTGGTTGGAGTAGGTACCGACGTTGTTTTGTGCGGCGGCGGTGGGGGCGAGGGCTGCGGTGGCGGTAAGGATCGCGACGGCAGCGACGGTTACTGGGGCTGTACGTGTGATCTGCATAACAGAAGTATTCCAGGCTATCCCCAGCGTTGCACGCCTCCTGGCAGCGATTTCAGCACAATCCCATGCTGTTTCGCCTGTTCCGCATAGGTTTTCACAAATTTTTCAGAACGCACCCCACCCGCGCAATAGACCACCACCTCGTCGCCCTCGGCGTACTGCGACAGTGTGCGAGAAACCGCCTCGGGGTCGTGCTCGATCTCGCTCAGCGGCAGGTGAGTGGAGTTGACCGGCAGGTCCGCAATCGCCCGCTCGTGGGGCTCACGGATGTCCAGGGCGTGAGCTTTGCGGGTAGTGATGTCGTCGAAAAGCAATCGCCCCTCGGTGCTCACGGTGCAGGCGTCGGTGTAGGTGCTCAACCGCGTGGTCAGTGGGCGCGCCGGGTCGCGGGGGACGGTGAAGCGGCGGATGGTGGTGGTCAGCGCGTCGTACATGTGCAGCCGGCCGATCTCCGCCTCGCCGATGCCCGTGAGGAACCTCACGGCTTCGGTGGACATCAGCGAGCCGACCACGGAGGTGGTCACCCCGAGCACACCCGCGGTGGCGCAATCCGGCACGGAATCCGCATCCGGCTGGGTGGGGTAGAGGTCCCGCATGCCCACGCCACCCTCTGGCGCGCCGGGGCCGGAGTGCCACAGAGCGATGTCGCCGCGGTAGCGCAGCACCGAACCCCACAGCAGCGGCGTGCCGGTGATTTCGGCGGCGTCGGCGGCGAGGAATTTGGTGGCAAAGGTATCTGAGCCGTCGATAAGTAAGTCGATGCCGTCAAGGGCCTCGATGAAGTTGTCGGCGGTCAGGCGATCCTTCACCGGCGTGACAGTGATGCCGGGCTGGAGCGCGCGCAGGCGCTCTGCGGCCACCTCCACCTTGCTGCGGCCGACGTCCTCGGCGCCGAAGAGGATCTGGCGGTGGATGTTGGTGATGTCCACGGTATCGTCATCCCAGACCGTAATGTTGCCCAAGCCGGTTGCCGCGAGCGTCTGCATGACAGGGCAGCCGAGGCCACCGGCGCCAATGACCAGCACGCGCGCGTTGTGCAGGCGTTCCTGCTGTGCCGGGCCGAAGCCGGGCAGGTTCATCTGGCGCGCGGTGCGCTTGAGTTCGTTTTCCGGCAGCACGGCCCTACAGCACCTCGTCGGCCCAGCTGGCCAAACCGTCGAAGGTGGAGGACGCCACGGCGTGCTCCCGCTTCGGGATGCGCCCAGCAGCGCGGGCGAGGCGGCCGGCCTCCACCGCGTGGCGCATCGCGTGCGCCATGGCCACCGGGTCCTGGCAACGGTTCACCGCGCTGGCGAGCAGCACGCCGGAACACCCGAGTTCCATGGCAAGGGTGGCGTCGGATGCGGTGCCCAGGCCGGCGTCGATAAGCACCGGCACCTGCGCACGCGAGCAGATCAACTCGATGTTGTGCGGGTTGAGGATTCCAAGTCCAGTGCCAATCGGGGAGCCCAACGGCATCACCGCCGCAGCACCGAGATCCTCCAGGCGCTTCGCGGCCACCGGGTCGTCCGATGTATACGCCAGCACCGTAAAGCCCTCGTCCACGAGCATCTCGCAGGCGTCGACGGTCTCCACCACATCGGGCAGAAGTGTGCGGTCGTCCGCGATGACTTCCAGTTTCACCCAATCCGTGCCGAGCGCCTCACGCGCAAGTTTCGCCGTGATCACCGCATCGCGCGCCGTGCGGCATCCCGCGGTGTTCGGCAGTGGACGGATGTTCAGGCGCTTGAGCAGGTCAAACACGCTCTCGCCCGCGCCGGTGGTCGCGGAGTGGCGGCGCATCGCCACCGTGGTCATCTCCGTTCCACTTGCCACCAGGGCGCGCTCCAGCATGTCAAAGGAACTCGCCCCACCCGTGCCCATAATCAGGTGGGATTCAAACCGCTGACCAGCAATTTCAAGCACGTCTAGCCTCCTTGAACGGCGGTGAGGATGTCCACCTCTGCGTCGTCGATAAGCGCCTGCCCCCACTGCGAGCGCGGCACGACCTCACCGTCCACCGCCACGGCGGTGCCGGCCTCAGGCGCGCCGACCTCTGCCACCAACTCCTGCACAGTCGTGGCTTCGGTGGTGGTCCTCTCACCGTTGAGCGTTAGTTGCATTCGTGCCTCCTCGGGTCACATGCGGATAAGTTTATGAATGGCTCTTGCTTTTCGACGACCCCAGCACCACACCGAGCCCCCAACGCCGCCAACAGAATCCCGTGCCGGAAGTAACCGGTGGACACCACGGTGCGCTCGTTAATACGACCGATGTACGGCAAATCATCCGGCGTGCCCGGGCGCGCACCGGCGCCGGCCTCGAGGAAATCGCACTCCTCAACCGCCGGCACCACCTCAATCGCATCCCGCAGCAGCTGGTGAACGCCCTGCACCTGGGGCTGGTTGCGGCCGTCCTCGCGCGTAGTCGCGCCGATAGTCAGCGTGTGGTCCTCGCGCGGAATCAGGTAGATCGGGCGGTCCTCCACAAACCCGCGCACCACATGGTTCAGCAGCGGGTACTGATGGTCCGGCACACGCACGTGCAGCACGTCGCCGTACACCGGGCGCAGATCCAGAAACGGCACAAGGTCACGAGCACCCAGACCATTAGCGACGACCACCTGATCCCCGTCCAACTGCTCCACGTTGTCCACTCGCTTGGCCTTGAAGGTCACCCCGGCATTCGCGCAGGCATCCATGAGCGCCTTGGTAAACAAGCGCGGCTGCACCTGGTGGTCACCTGCAATCCGCACCGCGCCGTGAATGGCAGGGGAGAGCGCCGGCTCAAGACCGCGCGCCTGCCGAGTGGTGACCTTCTCCACCGCCATGCCGTGCTTTTCCTGGTACTCACTGAGTTCCGTCAGGTGCGTCTTGTCCGCAACATCGCGCGCGACCACCAGCGTGCCCTCCGTGCGATAGCCCGTGGGCAAATCCGAGTACTTCGCGGTGAGCTTGATCAGATCCGGGTAGAGCGCCGCAGACGCCGCCATCAGCGGAAAGAGCGGGTCTTGCTTATAGACGACTTCAGCGGTAGGAGCGAGCATCCCACCCGCATAATGCGACGCCCCCGACACCGGCGCCGGGTCGTACACCGTGACCGCATGGCCGCGATCCGCCAACGTAAGCGCAGTGGACAGACCGATGATGCCAGCACCGACAACCGAGATATTCACAGCGATCAGGGTAGCGCTTTTGCCCGGTCCGTTTGGCCCCTTTCAAACTCCGCGACCACGCGCTCGCAATAGTCCTGGGAATTATCGGCGTGCATGATGCCGCGAACAATGGCCAACCCGTCCACGCCGGCAAGCGCCAGGTGGTACGCGTCATCCACCGTCACGTCCCCGATGGCCACCAGCGGCACCTGGGCAGCCGCCACCAGGGGCGGGTAGCCGCCGAAGCCTAGGGGAGGCCGGCCCGAGTCCTTCGTCGGTGTGTCGCGGAAAGGCCCGCAGCCGATGTAATCGATCACGTCTTTGTACGCGTTCGCGGCCTGAACCAGCTCCATCGTGCCCGTGGTCAGGCCGATGATCGCGTCCGGGCCCAGCAGGTCGCGCGCTACCTTAACGTCCAGGTCGTCTTGGCCCACGTGCACGCCAGCGATGCCGTGGTCGCGCAGTGCTAAGGCGACGTCGACGCGGTCGTCGATAAGCACCTGCGTCTTCGGGTTCACCTCGTGCACGGCCTCGGCCACATCGCGGGCAAGGTTGTACAGGTCGCGCGCACTAATCGGCTTTGAGCGCACCTGCACCACCCCGGCGCCACCAGCCGCGGCGGCGCGGGCGCGCTCCACAATGTCGTCACCCTGGCCGGTGACAAAGTAACAGCGCAAATCGAGTTCGGGTTTGCCCATAAGCTGCGAATCCATGCACAACACCCTATGCGGTTTAGATCTGCAGCGGGCCGGTACGCGTCGGATGGCCTAGTGGCTCGATGTGCACGATCGTCTCCGCGCCACCAAGCGCGGCGGCGATACCTTCCTCCACCGCATCCGCGTGATCGTGGGAGTGATCCACCGTCCACGCGCCGGGCACCTGCATGACCAAGTTGACCAAGCGGTCGCGGCCAGCCTCCGCCGTACGCACGGACGTGAACGTCACGCCGTTGTCCTTGGCGTAGGCGTCCAGGAAGTTCTGGACAACCTCCTGCTCATCCTCGGGCAGCGTGTGCGACAACAACCCCAGGATCGCACCCTTGAGCAACGTGTAGCCGGTGAACAAGATGTTCAGACCAACCAGCAGCGCCACAATCGGGTCGAGCGGCTGCCAGCCAGTCAGCCACACCAGGGCCATGCCCACGATGACACCCACCGTGGTCCACACGTCCGTGAGCAAGTGGTGCCCGTCCGCGTTCAGGGTGGTGGAGCGGTACTTCTTACCCGCACGGATGAGCGCGACACCCACGCCGAGGTTCAACAGCGTGGCCACGATAGAGAACGCCAGGCCGATGCCGAGCTGCTGCACCGGTACCGGGTTGATCAGGCGATCCACCGCCGTATAAATGATCACCATAGAGGCGATCAGGATGAGTGTGCCCTCCACCTGGGCGGAGAAGTACTCGGCGCGGGAGTGGCCGAAGTTGTGGTTGTCGTCCGCCGGCTTGGCTGAAAGCTTCAGCGCCCACAGGCCCACGGCGGCTGCGACGAGGTTGATCCCGGACTCCAACGCGTCCGATAAGAAACCCACAGAACCCGTCACCCACGCCGCGGTTGCCTTCAGCACAATCGTGACAATGGCAGCGCCGATGGAGAGCCACATGAAGCGCTCTAAAAGTTTTTGTTCATCAACAGCTGCCCTGGTAGGGGCGGGTTCTTGGGTATTCATAGCGGGACGAATCGTAGCACTTAAGTACGCTGGTTGCCCACGTTAATGCAGTTGTTTCCCACAAGTTAGGAACACCCCTTATGGCGCGACCACGCCGTCTCCACTCAGACCCCTTGATTTTCTTCTCCGCCTTGGGGTTCATCCTCGTCTTCGTCGCGGGAACGATCGCGTTCGGCGACACCGCCCGCGAGTCCTACGCCGCCGTCTCCGGCTGGCTGATGGACCACTTCACCTGGCTCTACGTCGGCGGTATCTCTGCCACGCTGGTCTTTTTGATCTGCGTGTTCGTCTCCCGCTACGGCAACCTGCGGCTTGGCGACGACGACGATGAACCCGAATACTCATACCCCGTCTGGTTCGGCATGCTCTTTGCCGCCGGCATGGGCGCAACGCTGCTGTTCTGGGGTGCTGCCGAGCCGCTGAACCACGCCTTCAACCCGCCACGTGGCGGCTACGAATCCATGAGCCGCGACGCGATCATCCAGGCGTTCGAGTTCACCTACTACCACTTCGGCATCCACATGTGGGTCATTTTCACGTTGCCTGGTCTGGCGGTGGGGTACTTCGTCTATAAGCGCAAAATGCCCGCGCGAATGTCCTCCATGTTCGCGCCACTGCTCGGCCGCCGCGTGTACGAAGCGCCCGGCAAACTTCTCGACGCCCTGGGCATCATCGGCACCGTCTTCGGCCTCGCCGTCTCCGTCGGCCTGGGCGTACTGCAGATTTCCGCCGGCATGAACATCCTCTGGGACGTGCCCCTGGTCACCCCGGTGCAGATCGCGATCATCTGCGGCATCACCATCGCCGCCTCCATCTCCGTGGCAACCGGCCTGGACAAAGGCGTGAAAATCCTGTCCAACCTCAACATCGCCGGCACCATTGCCCTGATGCTCTTCGTGCTGCTCACCGGCCCCACCCTGAAACTGCTCGGCCAGATCACCGAATCCTTCGGCATCTACGCCCAATCCCTGCCCGAGCTGATGTTCTGGGTCGACTCCTACAACGACAATCCCGGCTGGCACGCCACCTGGACCGCCTTCTACTGGGCGTGGACCATCTGTTGGTCGCCATTCGTGGGCATGTTCTTCGCCCGCATCTCCCGCGGCCGCACCGTCCGCGAATTCATCGGCGGCACCCTGCTGCTGCCCACGGCGTTCGACCTGGTGTGGTTTTCCATCTTCGGTCGCGCAGCCATCGACATGGAAGAACGCAACCCCGGCGTGTTGACCAAACCCGTGGTGGAAGACGGCGACACCCCACAAGCACTGTTCACCCTGCTTGCGGACTACCCCCTGTACACCATCACCGGCACCGTCGCCCTGATCGTGATCGTGTTCTACTTCGTCACATCCATGGACTCCGCCGCCCTGGTGATGGACATGTTCGCCTCCGGCGAGGAAAACAAATCACCCACCTACTACCGCGTCGGCTGGGTGGTCGCCGTCGGCCTGGTCACCGGCGCGCTGCTGTTTATCAACGACTCCGGCATCAACGCCCTCCAACAAGTCGTGATCATCATCGCCCTGCCGTTCTTCTTCATGTACTTCGTCATGATGTACTCCCTGATCAAGGCCATGAGCGACGACTCCGCCGCCGCCCGCAAGACCCGCTCCCGCACCTGGGAGAAGACCGACACCGCAGAGAAACTCGAAGAAGGCGAAAACAAACCCGCGCCGGGCTACGACGCGCAAGGCAACGAGGTGGAGCGCCCCGAACTCGAATACGACGCCGAGGACGATTCCTGGAAGTTCCCCGAAGGCTTCAAACTCGAGCGCGGCGACCGCGACACTATTGTCGACGAACGCCGCCAGGACTAGCGCTTGGCCTAGCGCCAGAACTAGCGCTTGATCCGCATCTTGCGGTGGGGAACTCCTGTATCCAGGAATTCCTCACCCTCGGCCACCAGCCCGAACTGCTCGTAGTAGCCGACAAGGCCGGCCTGCGCCTCGATGACCAAATCCCCGGGGAAGCGCTCCGTGTACTCGATACCCGCGCGCACGATCTCCGGGCCAAGGCCAGAGCCGCGGTGGTCGGGGTGGACCACGAAACGCCCAAAGCGCGATCCCGTCTCGGTGGGGAAGACGCGGGCGCAGCCGGCGAGGGTGTCGTCGTCAAGCAAAGCAAGAATGTGCTTCGTTTCGGGGTTGGAGTCCTGATCATCGATCTCCGCGTACGGGCACTGCTGCTCCGCCACGAACGTATCCACCCGCAACTTGTACAACTGGTGGACCTGACGCGGCGTCATCTCATCCAGCGATAGAAACCTGATCATTCTTCGGCTCAATCCTTCCTGTCTTGCCATACGAGAGGTGGCGGTGCGCCCACTCAAACGGACCCTGCTTGCCGGCGCGCTCCAGCAGCACCGCGAGCGCCAGCGTGATCGCCCACACCAGCAGGCCAATGCCTAGCTTGCCGGTCACCGTGGTGTCCAGACCGATACCCAGAAACGCCGGGGTGCACAGCAAGATGAACAGCACCGACTGCGCCAGATACCCCGACATGGAACGCTTACCCAACGCCACGAACGCCCGCGCCCACCCCGGCACGTCGTTGTTCAGCCGGTGCGTGGCCAACGCAAGTGCCGCCAGGATGCCCGGGCCCGTGAGGTAGCCCAGCGCCTGGTTCAGGATGAACAGCGGCAGCTCCCACTGTGCCGGCAGCACACCCGCGGCCGCCAAACCCCACGGCAGGCCGATGCCGACGATGATCACCGCGGCGATAACGGTCCAGGTGATGAGGGTTTTGCGGTGCGTGGTGACGTCGACAAGCACCCGCTCCCGCGCCCACACAAACCCAATAATCGCCAACGCCCACAACTGCACCACAGCAAACGGCTGCATGGCCAACATGCCCACCGCCATCTGCAGGTTTGAGGAGAAATATGCCGCTGGCGTATCAAACGTGATCGTCGGATCCGGCTGTATGATCGCCTCCGAAGAATTGAAGAAAAACGCCGAGACGCCACCTAACACCCCGAACGTGGTGAACAGGCCCAGAATCGAATACGCCACAATGCGCAACGTCTTCGTCGACCACGACAACCCCCACGCCAACAAGATGCCCACCAGGCCATACGTGAGCATGATGTCGCCATAAAACAGGCCAAGCATGTGCGCCAGGCCAAACAATGCGAGCACTGCGTATCGACGAACCAACACCCGCCGCGCATCCTTCAACGGATAGTGCTTGCGGTAGAGACTGGCCGCCACCAGACCGAAGCCAAACCCCAACAGGGTGGAGAACATCGGCAGCCCGCGCACGTGAATAAACATCGCCGCGAACACAGCGCTGACCTGGTCGATGATGCTGTCCGGGCGCACGCCACCGACCGACCAGCCCGCACGCGACTGATCCTCCGACCAATCATTCGTGATCCACGTCTGCGCCACATTGGCCATCGCGATGCCAAGCAGTGCGGTGCCGCGCGCCAGGTCAGGCACGATCAGGCGCTGCTTTTGGGTTTGCGCCGGTTGCTGAGGTTGCGCCGGTTGCTGAGGTTGCGCGGGTTGCTGGTTCGGGTGCGGGGTCGCATGCGAATTCATGCGGCTCAACCTACACGGCTACCGCGACATGTTCGCTACGGCATCAGCCACGGCGACACCGCCGCCAAGATCGTGCGCGTCGAATGATCCAGCACCGGGTCCAGATCCGGCGCGAACAGCGGCGAGTGGTTTGCCGGGGCGCCCTCCATTTCCTTCTTGCTGCCTACCGCCCAGTAGAAGTACGGCACGCCCCAGGCTTCGGCGATGGTGGGGAAGTCCTCCGAACCCGACAACCGGCCGAAGTTGCCCGCGCGCTTACCAAACTGCTCGCGGAACACCGCCATGACCTTCTCCGTCGGCTCCTCGTGGTTACTAAACACCGGCGCGCCGCCGATGACCTCGAAGGTGGGCTCCCGGTCACAACCCGCAATGGCGCATTCTCCTTGGACGATGCGCTTGATGTCGCCGTTAAGCTTGTCCGAAACTTCCTGAGTAAACGCGCGCGTAGACACCTTGAGCTCCACTGAATCCGGGATGGTGTTCGGCGAATCGCCGCC includes the following:
- a CDS encoding BCCT family transporter produces the protein MARPRRLHSDPLIFFSALGFILVFVAGTIAFGDTARESYAAVSGWLMDHFTWLYVGGISATLVFLICVFVSRYGNLRLGDDDDEPEYSYPVWFGMLFAAGMGATLLFWGAAEPLNHAFNPPRGGYESMSRDAIIQAFEFTYYHFGIHMWVIFTLPGLAVGYFVYKRKMPARMSSMFAPLLGRRVYEAPGKLLDALGIIGTVFGLAVSVGLGVLQISAGMNILWDVPLVTPVQIAIICGITIAASISVATGLDKGVKILSNLNIAGTIALMLFVLLTGPTLKLLGQITESFGIYAQSLPELMFWVDSYNDNPGWHATWTAFYWAWTICWSPFVGMFFARISRGRTVREFIGGTLLLPTAFDLVWFSIFGRAAIDMEERNPGVLTKPVVEDGDTPQALFTLLADYPLYTITGTVALIVIVFYFVTSMDSAALVMDMFASGEENKSPTYYRVGWVVAVGLVTGALLFINDSGINALQQVVIIIALPFFFMYFVMMYSLIKAMSDDSAAARKTRSRTWEKTDTAEKLEEGENKPAPGYDAQGNEVERPELEYDAEDDSWKFPEGFKLERGDRDTIVDERRQD
- a CDS encoding GNAT family N-acetyltransferase, yielding MIRFLSLDEMTPRQVHQLYKLRVDTFVAEQQCPYAEIDDQDSNPETKHILALLDDDTLAGCARVFPTETGSRFGRFVVHPDHRGSGLGPEIVRAGIEYTERFPGDLVIEAQAGLVGYYEQFGLVAEGEEFLDTGVPHRKMRIKR
- a CDS encoding DUF418 domain-containing protein, with amino-acid sequence MNSHATPHPNQQPAQPQQPAQPQQPAQTQKQRLIVPDLARGTALLGIAMANVAQTWITNDWSEDQSRAGWSVGGVRPDSIIDQVSAVFAAMFIHVRGLPMFSTLLGFGFGLVAASLYRKHYPLKDARRVLVRRYAVLALFGLAHMLGLFYGDIMLTYGLVGILLAWGLSWSTKTLRIVAYSILGLFTTFGVLGGVSAFFFNSSEAIIQPDPTITFDTPAAYFSSNLQMAVGMLAMQPFAVVQLWALAIIGFVWARERVLVDVTTHRKTLITWTVIAAVIIVGIGLPWGLAAAGVLPAQWELPLFILNQALGYLTGPGILAALALATHRLNNDVPGWARAFVALGKRSMSGYLAQSVLFILLCTPAFLGIGLDTTVTGKLGIGLLVWAITLALAVLLERAGKQGPFEWAHRHLSYGKTGRIEPKNDQVSIAG